The genomic DNA cgcccgctgcggcggcggcgactgctgCCTCGGAGCCAGCGGCACCCTGGGGCTGTTGTGTGACGGCGGAGGATGCTCGGTGCCGCCTTGATGCGCTTTagccgccaccgtcgtcggcTTGGCAGCAGcttggacgacgacgacgagcttgTCCTCCACAACCGGAGCTGCGACGTTCTCCTTGTTGCTGAAGCTGCTGTGCCtcttcttctccgccgccggcgacgaggatttGCTCTTGCGGGTGGCGACGTTCTCCTTGGCCTGCCTGAGTATCTCGCGCGCATGCTCCTTGGCCGCCCgctccctctccttcttcttcttctttccggcagcggccgcggcggcggaggaggtgggcgAGCTTGGCATGGACATGTACTGCGCGGCGCGGTCGAGGACGCTCTCCTTCAGCGCCTGCAGCGACAGTCTGGGCCCGTCCCACGACGCCCGCGCCGACGTGGACCCCCGCGGCGTGTCCGGCAGGGACCGCGCCTCGACGTTGCAGCTGAGGCTCCGCAGCGGCTCCCGCCGGTTCATGGACTCCGGGATGAcgcgcttcttcttctcccccttGCCGCTGCCCGGCGCCGAGCTGCAGTGTGTGTTCtccttggaggaggaggaaggtctGGTGGCGGGCTTCGTCTTGTGGTGCtgccccggcggcgacggcgagggctgGTCCGGCAGGCCGTCGATGCCCATGAGGCGCGCGACGAGGCTGGGCGTCCGCGGCGTCTCGGCCTCCGACGACGGCGCGGTGGGCTTCGGGCGGCGCATGTCGGTCCGCGCCAGGGCGTCGAACACCGGCTCGATCTGCACGCCGATCTGCACGATACACAGTTGAATTCAACAGAGGATTAGAGCAATTAATTGGACAGTTAGCCAATCAGGGAGGCAGCAAATGCAGTAAGcaagaagcaagcaagcaagcgacCTGGATGTCGTTGGGGTTGTCAGCGTCGAGGTCGAGGCTGTTCCTGGGCGCCTCGAAGCCGCTCTTGCACCTGCCTTCACAATTGTCGGGGCTCTGGAAGTCGCCGTGCGGCGTGACGATGGCgttggaggaggccggcggccggccgacgcagccggcgccgggcgcgaaGATGAGGTACTGCACCATGGACATGCAGCCGACGGGCGGTTCCGGCCTGGGCGTggcgggcgcggaggaggctCGGCGCCGCGACGACCAGAACGACGACGACTGCTTGGTCCTCCCCATGGTGATGGTggcgagaagaagaagacggGCAGTGAGCTACTACTGTTGCTGCTGCCTGCCGAGCtagcaatggtgttgttgatCGAGCAACGAGGTGTTGCGTTGGAGGGAAGGCGAGATCAGGGAAAGTTTGAACTTGGAGGGAGAGTGTGTGGCTCAAGAATGTAGTAGGAGTAGTGTGTTTGGTGAGGAAGTAGTTAAGCTTTGGGAAGGGAGATGCCGGTGAAACCCGGAGATAATAAAATGGGAGAAATTTGCAGTCCACTAGCTTCTGGGTGTGCATGGCGATCGATGTGATGAGGTCAGCATCGGCATTGGGAATCTACCAACGACTCGCTCTGAATGGGGGCGAGGAAGGAATTGCAGTCATATCTACTCTGAAAACATGCCTGCCTCTAACTCTGTTCTCTGTTGTGACTATCAACTTCAATTTCAGAGCCCTGGGTTGGGTTGGGCGACCCCATGCTCTCATGGTCCCTGCTGCTGTCATAGCTAGCTAGCCTTGGGTAATTTTATTAAGCGTTCCCGCTCCAATTTGaaaaggagatggaggaggatggTATCTTATCCGACCCGGCACGTGCTGTGCTTTACGTATGCTCCTCGATCCCCCTCCTGTATGTGGTTGCAATTTGAAAGAGATGCACTAGTATACTACGGTGTGGTGTGGCATTGGCATATCCTCTGCTGCTGTACAATTAAATTAAACAGTGCATGCTATCCCAGCCCATGGGCCCTAGCATACCGTTAGTACCCTGCATCAGTGAAAAACTTTTGATTGCATGTAAATGTAAGTTGAAAGCAGGTACAGTATACTACTACTGTGGTAATAGCAAAGGAAGAAGCAGAAGGTTAACTTTTGAACACCCCCATAAGGTTAGCTTTGGGAGCCGGGGAAAGCTCAGTCCTTGTCCATGGCTCCATGCAGTCATGCAAAAGCTACCtacaagagagagagggagggagggagagatgaCGAGGATATGACGGAGGGACGGACGAGGAAGGATGATTCCAATGACAAAAACAAACGGCTCTCACATCCAGGCCCCATGTCGCGGCAGGTTATCGCCCGCCTCGTTAATCATTCACTCTCTCCATGAGATGGATAGATTAATCACCGCGCGCGCACAGATGGAATCGATGAGATCGACATGATGACAACACGGTGATTAACGTAAACCGAGGTGATTAGCGGATAACGGATACTGCTACAATGGGGATGACGTTTTGCGCTCCCATTGGCCGCACTGAACTTGAGGCAGCGATAACAACTTGTACGAACCATCTCACCCACTGTAAATCCGAAGGAATCTCTGACAGGGCATCCAACAGGGCAACAGGCACCTCAGCCTCTTTTTATACATCCATCTGGCTGGCTGCTTTAGGTTTTACCACTTATTACTAGCTATGGCATCTCTTCCTTTCTTGTTTTCGTTCCAAGATCCTCCTCTTTTTCAGTGAAGAGACGAGGTGTTTTTTTACTGCACTGCACTGCTAGAGTAGTTACCCCATTGGGATGCATCATTATTCATGCTGCAGATCCATGGATCCACTGGCTGTAGCCCTGTCGGTTTACTACTACTAAATCATACTATTACTACATTTAATTTGGATGGATGCGCCATTCAAACCAGCTGTACTTATTAATCTGCTGTACATCTCATATGTTTAATTATGTTCGATCGGGGTTATGTTTGAAATTGGCAGAGCCATAGATTCAAAAATTGAAATGATGATCCAGCCAATCAATCCAGGGTCCATTACTATATGAAGTACTTACTGCACATGATCATTTAATTCAAAATGGCCGTCGGGTACGGTGGGGATCTAGGAGTATACTGGTAACTGGTGCTAGATTAAGCAGGGCAGCCGCGCCTAatatttagtactccctccgtacccGAAATTCTTGACGTTTAGGACATAATTGTGCTTACCAAGGAGTGATTAATTAGGGGATATTTTTCCCTGTCTGCCCCTATTAAATATGGTTGCGTGTGCATCTCATACAAGAAAGTTACCCATCTCAGATGGCTAGTGCACTGAGGCGTGAGAGTGGCGAGCTGGGGTTGATTCCTGGCAGCCACAAATTTTTTGCTGGGGGCTTCATTTGCATGGGATTTTTTGCATGGCACTGTTGGGCCCAGCGTGGCACATTTTTTAGGTCAGTTTTTGCGAAGGATTGGTTGTGGCGCGTGCGCTGAGCAGCAGAAGTCGCTGGGCGCGTTTGTTTTTTCATTTGGGCGCGTTTGTTTTTTCATTTGGCACTACGACCGTGTTGCACCGCTTGCTTAAACGCCTTGTTTGCGCGCGATGagccttgcttgcttgcttgcttaaaCGCCTCGTCTCCTCACTtcgttgcttgcttgcttgccgtGCTAGCTTGCTTCCTCACATGGCTTAGCTTTTTTCCTTCCACATCTACGGCGCAATGGCTGAGTCTTGCTTCGGCTTTGATCTAAACGTCCGTTGAGAGGATGATGACGACGGCAACCTTCCCTTGGATCTCAACGAGCATGAAGGTGACGACGGCAACGTTGGATTTGATTTGAACGAGCCTAAAGATGACGAGCATGGCAACGGTACTACCTCTTCTTGTCTTGTGCATGTAAAACACCATTTTGTTTTCTCC from Setaria italica strain Yugu1 chromosome VII, Setaria_italica_v2.0, whole genome shotgun sequence includes the following:
- the LOC101766443 gene encoding bromodomain-containing protein 4, translating into MGRTKQSSSFWSSRRRASSAPATPRPEPPVGCMSMVQYLIFAPGAGCVGRPPASSNAIVTPHGDFQSPDNCEGRCKSGFEAPRNSLDLDADNPNDIQIGVQIEPVFDALARTDMRRPKPTAPSSEAETPRTPSLVARLMGIDGLPDQPSPSPPGQHHKTKPATRPSSSSKENTHCSSAPGSGKGEKKKRVIPESMNRREPLRSLSCNVEARSLPDTPRGSTSARASWDGPRLSLQALKESVLDRAAQYMSMPSSPTSSAAAAAAGKKKKKERERAAKEHAREILRQAKENVATRKSKSSSPAAEKKRHSSFSNKENVAAPVVEDKLVVVVQAAAKPTTVAAKAHQGGTEHPPPSHNSPRVPLAPRQQSPPPQRAKPSRPPPPPPPLDPPARTRKPDGCERFATRIKKPAAAAGGQPPPPASPPVALPPAPATTSSVPSQRHAPSTVPVEENPEYRYLRTVLERGGFMRSPPRRPGRPYSSASPVDPIVFHLLELELPAEEARLGPLRHRWNRKLLFHLAQELLADLLLVPQQDASAAAASGTERLAHLALTGAPLLGKVWRRVRGFPAADCRVVGDIDALVAADLEESPARARRLAEHPAVAEEAGDVAEEVADRVLEALLGECVAESVSLS